In Agromyces sp. G08B096, a genomic segment contains:
- a CDS encoding sugar ABC transporter permease: MTTALRGAGRVTPARRRSALAGWLYALPTALFVLLLFVLPLLLVLQMSGSDWPLLGGNQGWNFPANYADAVSNRFFWASVGFTLTYTVLTTVILLALSLGLAMLVQESTRWKGFLRTAFLVPSALGLASASLLFYVLYSPIAGPFADLMSSWGFTFLGSPEGALWSTIFLIVWRYAGFYMLLMLVGLQGIPDDVYEAARIDGASRWQTFRSVTLPLLRPTLALTTVLCVTGSLLAFEQFYILTKGGPDNSTITVVQLIYSIAFQGQNDLGVAGALSVIVLLALVVVNIAQIRAFGKHAED; the protein is encoded by the coding sequence GTGACCACCGCTCTCCGCGGCGCCGGGCGGGTCACGCCCGCCCGGCGCCGCAGCGCTCTCGCCGGCTGGCTCTACGCCCTGCCGACGGCGCTGTTCGTGCTGCTTCTGTTCGTGCTCCCGCTGCTGCTCGTGCTGCAGATGTCGGGCAGCGACTGGCCGCTGCTCGGCGGCAACCAGGGCTGGAACTTCCCGGCGAACTACGCCGACGCCGTCTCGAACCGGTTCTTCTGGGCCTCCGTCGGCTTCACGCTCACCTACACCGTGCTCACCACGGTCATCCTGCTCGCGCTGAGCCTCGGGCTCGCCATGCTCGTGCAGGAGTCGACGAGGTGGAAGGGCTTCCTCCGCACGGCGTTCCTGGTGCCGAGCGCCCTCGGTCTCGCGAGCGCGTCGCTGCTCTTCTACGTGCTCTACTCGCCCATCGCCGGCCCCTTCGCCGATCTCATGTCCTCCTGGGGCTTCACCTTCCTCGGCAGCCCCGAGGGCGCCCTGTGGTCGACGATCTTCCTCATCGTCTGGCGGTACGCGGGTTTCTACATGCTGCTGATGCTCGTCGGCCTGCAGGGCATCCCCGACGACGTGTACGAGGCCGCCCGCATCGACGGGGCATCCCGCTGGCAGACGTTCCGCAGCGTGACGCTGCCGTTGCTGCGGCCGACGCTCGCCCTCACGACGGTGCTCTGCGTGACGGGCTCGCTGCTCGCGTTCGAGCAGTTCTACATCCTCACCAAGGGCGGCCCCGACAACTCGACCATCACCGTGGTGCAGCTCATCTACAGCATCGCGTTCCAGGGCCAGAACGATCTCGGCGTGGCGGGTGCGCTCTCGGTGATCGTGCTCCTCGCCCTCGTGGTGGTGAACATCGCGCAGATCCGCGCGTTCGGCAAGCACGCGGAGGACTGA
- a CDS encoding 3-hydroxyacyl-CoA dehydrogenase, translating into MTALQNVTVLGTGVLGSQIAFQTAYHGHPVVAYDISDDALAAARERFAKLADTYRAEVDGAADGRAVAALERIRLSSDLADAVRDADLVIEAVPEQPEIKADTYAKLAAVAPEHTVFATNSSTLLPSSLAESTGRPAKFLALHYANRVWQHNTAEVMGTQWTDPEVYRQVVEFAESTGMVPIEIKKEKAGYLLNSLLVPLLQAAGELLVDGIAEPEAIDKTWRIGTGAPMGPFQIFDIVGLTTAYNVSMMGGPKQQEFAALIKERYIDEGKLGVATGEGFYSYR; encoded by the coding sequence ATGACCGCCCTCCAGAACGTCACCGTGCTCGGCACCGGCGTGCTCGGATCCCAGATCGCCTTCCAGACCGCGTACCACGGCCACCCGGTCGTCGCGTACGACATCAGCGACGACGCGCTCGCCGCCGCACGCGAGCGCTTCGCGAAGCTCGCCGACACCTACCGCGCCGAGGTCGACGGCGCCGCCGACGGCCGGGCCGTCGCCGCCCTCGAACGCATCCGCCTCTCCAGCGACCTCGCCGACGCGGTGCGCGACGCCGACCTCGTGATCGAGGCCGTGCCCGAGCAGCCCGAGATCAAGGCCGACACCTACGCCAAGCTCGCCGCCGTCGCGCCCGAGCACACCGTGTTCGCCACGAACTCCTCGACCCTGCTGCCTTCGAGCCTCGCCGAGTCGACCGGCCGCCCCGCGAAGTTCCTCGCGCTCCACTACGCCAACCGCGTCTGGCAGCACAACACTGCCGAGGTCATGGGCACCCAGTGGACCGACCCCGAGGTCTACCGTCAGGTCGTCGAGTTCGCCGAGTCGACCGGCATGGTGCCCATCGAGATCAAGAAGGAGAAGGCGGGATACCTGCTGAACTCCCTGCTCGTGCCGCTGCTGCAGGCCGCGGGCGAGCTGCTCGTCGACGGCATCGCCGAGCCCGAGGCGATCGACAAGACCTGGCGCATCGGCACCGGCGCGCCCATGGGTCCCTTCCAGATCTTCGACATCGTCGGTCTCACGACCGCGTACAACGTGTCGATGATGGGCGGGCCGAAGCAGCAGGAGTTCGCCGCGCTGATCAAGGAGCGCTACATCGACGAGGGCAAGCTCGGCGTCGCCACCGGCGAGGGCTTCTACAGCTACCGCTGA
- a CDS encoding 5'-3' exonuclease H3TH domain-containing protein, with translation MADRLMLLDTASLYFRAFYGVPDSLTREDGTPVNAVRGLLDMIAKLVTDFEPTQLVACWDDDWRPAWRVALIPTYKAHRVEREVDGGPDVEQTPPGLVRQVPLIREVLSLLGIAVVGAPEHEADDVIGTLATGASMPVDVVTGDRDLFQLVDDATGVRVVYTARGMSKLEVLTDASVVQKYGVLPQQYADFAAMRGDASDGLPGVAGVGEKTAAGLLQAFVDLDGIREAAATGAAGMSAGVRAKLTAAAGYLDVAPQVVEVVRDLDLGEFDATLRPVDGARRDRLEHLAVDWNLGGSVARVLAALDR, from the coding sequence GTGGCCGACCGACTCATGCTCCTCGACACCGCCTCCCTGTACTTCCGCGCGTTCTACGGCGTACCCGACTCGCTCACCCGGGAGGACGGCACCCCGGTGAACGCGGTGCGCGGGCTGCTCGACATGATCGCGAAGCTCGTCACCGACTTCGAGCCGACGCAGCTCGTCGCCTGCTGGGACGACGACTGGCGGCCGGCCTGGCGGGTGGCGCTCATCCCGACGTACAAGGCCCACCGCGTCGAGCGTGAGGTCGACGGCGGCCCCGACGTCGAGCAGACGCCGCCGGGCCTGGTGAGGCAGGTGCCGCTCATCCGCGAAGTGCTCTCGCTCCTCGGCATCGCCGTCGTCGGCGCGCCAGAGCACGAGGCCGACGACGTCATCGGCACGCTCGCGACCGGGGCATCCATGCCCGTCGACGTGGTGACCGGCGATCGGGACCTCTTCCAACTGGTCGACGACGCCACCGGGGTCCGCGTGGTCTACACCGCCCGCGGCATGAGCAAGCTCGAGGTCCTGACCGACGCATCGGTCGTGCAGAAGTACGGCGTGCTGCCGCAGCAGTACGCCGACTTCGCCGCGATGCGAGGGGATGCCTCCGACGGCCTCCCGGGTGTCGCCGGCGTCGGCGAGAAGACCGCGGCCGGCCTGCTGCAGGCCTTCGTCGACCTCGACGGCATCCGTGAGGCCGCAGCCACGGGGGCGGCCGGGATGTCGGCCGGCGTTCGCGCGAAGCTCACCGCGGCGGCCGGATACCTCGACGTCGCACCGCAGGTGGTCGAGGTGGTGCGCGACCTCGACCTCGGGGAGTTCGACGCGACGCTCCGGCCCGTCGACGGAGCGCGACGCGATCGGCTCGAACACCTCGCCGTCGACTGGAACCTCGGCGGGTCGGTCGCGCGCGTGCTCGCGGCCCTCGACCGCTGA
- a CDS encoding class I SAM-dependent methyltransferase: MSSRPVAPDDRFQLGAPYERYMGRWSRLVAPRFLDWLAAPAGRDWVDVGCGTGVLTEAVLDRCAPASVLGVDPSAGFLETARARLGERARLAEGDAAALPLPAAAVDVVVAGLVLNFVPDPGAALAEWRRVVRPAGLVAAYLWDYGDGMCLIREFFDAAVQLDPAVAELDEGARFRWAKPEPLGRLFGEAFGVDARVGAIEVVARFADFDDYWQPFLGGQGPAPAYVVGLEADHRDALRDLLRRRLPTAHDGSITLPLRAWAVAVDAP; encoded by the coding sequence ATGTCCTCGCGTCCTGTCGCGCCCGACGACCGGTTCCAGCTCGGCGCCCCCTACGAGCGGTACATGGGCCGGTGGAGCCGACTCGTCGCGCCCCGGTTCCTCGACTGGCTCGCCGCACCCGCGGGCCGCGACTGGGTCGACGTCGGCTGCGGCACCGGAGTGCTGACCGAGGCCGTCCTCGATCGATGCGCGCCCGCGTCCGTGCTGGGCGTCGACCCGTCGGCCGGGTTCCTCGAGACCGCGAGGGCTCGGCTCGGCGAGCGCGCTCGGCTCGCCGAGGGGGATGCCGCGGCACTGCCGCTCCCGGCCGCCGCCGTCGATGTCGTGGTCGCGGGCCTCGTGCTGAATTTCGTCCCCGATCCCGGGGCGGCGCTCGCCGAATGGCGACGCGTGGTGCGCCCGGCCGGTCTCGTCGCCGCCTATCTGTGGGACTACGGCGACGGGATGTGTCTGATCCGGGAGTTCTTCGACGCCGCGGTGCAGCTCGATCCCGCCGTGGCCGAACTCGACGAGGGCGCCCGGTTCCGGTGGGCGAAGCCCGAACCGCTCGGCCGCCTGTTCGGCGAGGCGTTCGGCGTCGACGCGCGTGTCGGCGCGATCGAGGTGGTCGCCCGCTTCGCGGACTTCGACGACTACTGGCAGCCGTTCCTTGGCGGACAGGGCCCGGCGCCCGCGTACGTCGTCGGCCTCGAGGCCGACCATCGCGACGCCCTCCGCGACCTGCTGCGCCGGCGGCTCCCGACGGCGCACGACGGCTCGATCACGCTTCCGCTGCGTGCGTGGGCGGTCGCGGTGGACGCGCCGTGA
- a CDS encoding carbohydrate ABC transporter permease, whose amino-acid sequence MTTTMTRGRSTGRPATDSTIAIVAPGHRGGRRRPTTFAGIALRTPYWVLTAGLALLFLYPLIWTAISSVSPLAGTNQVDGWGFGNYVTLANYQAGIWVYLLNSTFVSLLTVLLTLTVSLLGGYAFARFRFPGKDLLFLSTLAILMVPYATLLIPLYVLLNAVGLSNSLVGVALVLTMFQLPFSMFMMRISFESIPKEMDEAAMVDGCTSWSVLWRVLVPAVKPGLITVGLFAFLAAWNDFMAPLILINDSNRMTLPLAVSNLRGQVQGVVDYGATEAGVVVLALPCILLFLILQRHYVRGFMSGAFKG is encoded by the coding sequence ATGACGACGACGATGACGCGCGGCCGCTCCACTGGCCGGCCGGCCACCGACTCCACGATCGCGATCGTCGCACCCGGCCACCGGGGCGGGCGGCGGCGGCCGACGACCTTCGCCGGCATCGCGCTGCGGACGCCCTACTGGGTGCTCACCGCCGGGCTCGCGCTGCTGTTCCTCTACCCGCTGATCTGGACGGCGATCTCCTCGGTCTCGCCGCTCGCCGGCACGAACCAGGTCGACGGCTGGGGCTTCGGCAACTACGTCACGCTCGCGAACTACCAGGCGGGCATCTGGGTGTACCTGCTGAACTCCACCTTCGTGTCGCTGCTGACGGTGCTGCTCACGCTCACGGTGTCGCTCCTCGGCGGCTACGCGTTCGCGAGGTTCCGGTTCCCCGGCAAGGACCTGCTGTTCCTGTCCACGCTCGCGATCCTGATGGTGCCGTACGCGACGCTGCTGATCCCGCTGTACGTGCTGCTCAACGCCGTCGGCCTGTCGAACTCGCTCGTCGGGGTGGCGCTCGTGCTGACGATGTTCCAGCTCCCGTTCTCGATGTTCATGATGCGCATCTCGTTCGAATCGATCCCGAAGGAGATGGACGAGGCGGCGATGGTCGACGGCTGCACCAGCTGGTCGGTGCTGTGGCGGGTGCTCGTGCCGGCGGTGAAGCCGGGGCTCATCACGGTGGGGCTCTTCGCCTTCCTCGCGGCGTGGAACGACTTCATGGCGCCGCTCATCCTCATCAACGACTCCAACCGGATGACCCTGCCGCTCGCGGTCTCGAACCTCAGGGGGCAGGTGCAGGGCGTCGTCGACTACGGCGCGACCGAGGCCGGCGTCGTGGTGCTGGCGCTGCCGTGCATCCTGCTGTTCCTGATCCTCCAACGTCACTACGTGCGCGGCTTCATGTCGGGCGCCTTCAAAGGATGA
- a CDS encoding pyridoxamine 5'-phosphate oxidase family protein translates to MTTELFDPSVPAHAKALEKLERDLIVWFTTVRANGEPHAVPVWFWWHEGRLLVFSEPTTAKVAHVRRGSPVLVHLQGDRFGEEVVVMNGRAEISERPAAEWLAAFRDAYEAKYADAIRDYGMGLDDIAAKFDTVIVFTPDRLMAW, encoded by the coding sequence ATGACGACGGAGCTGTTCGATCCCAGTGTCCCCGCGCACGCGAAGGCGCTCGAGAAGCTCGAGCGCGACCTCATCGTCTGGTTCACCACCGTTCGTGCGAACGGCGAACCGCACGCCGTGCCCGTCTGGTTCTGGTGGCACGAGGGCCGCCTGCTCGTGTTCAGCGAGCCCACGACGGCCAAGGTCGCCCACGTGCGCCGCGGATCGCCCGTGCTCGTGCACCTGCAGGGCGATCGGTTCGGCGAGGAGGTGGTCGTGATGAACGGCCGCGCCGAGATCTCGGAGCGTCCGGCGGCTGAGTGGCTGGCGGCCTTCCGCGACGCGTACGAGGCGAAGTACGCCGACGCGATCCGCGACTACGGCATGGGCCTCGACGACATTGCGGCGAAGTTCGACACGGTCATCGTGTTCACGCCGGATCGGCTCATGGCCTGGTGA
- a CDS encoding gamma-glutamylcyclotransferase family protein, with protein MVERLFSYGTLRLPRVQRETFGAELPTTPDALIGWRLGTLRITDASVLALSGEAEHPILVPTGDPSDRVEGAVLELTPEQLDAADAYEVDDYRRVSATLESGLDAWVYVAR; from the coding sequence ATGGTGGAACGGCTCTTCTCGTACGGCACGCTCCGGCTCCCGCGGGTGCAGCGCGAGACGTTCGGGGCCGAACTGCCCACCACGCCCGACGCGCTGATCGGCTGGCGGCTGGGCACGCTGCGCATCACGGATGCCTCGGTCCTCGCGCTCAGCGGCGAGGCGGAGCATCCCATCCTCGTGCCCACCGGCGACCCGTCCGACCGCGTCGAAGGTGCGGTCCTGGAGCTCACGCCGGAGCAGCTGGACGCCGCCGACGCGTACGAGGTCGACGACTACCGGCGCGTGTCTGCGACGCTCGAATCCGGCCTCGACGCCTGGGTGTATGTGGCGCGCTGA
- a CDS encoding sugar ABC transporter substrate-binding protein, which yields MTRMNRRMTRAAALLAAGALTVGLAACANGGEAATSLSDAGAEGVDDGSTLTLWTRAPLEKQAKLLVEAYNESHDNQVELTVVPNDDYVAKVGAAAGSGGLPDLFAADIVYVPNWVEQGLFQDLTANIDGLDFKDDINQGHLAAGTADGKEHVLPFVLDLSMLFWNKELATEAGLDAEAGPADLAEYAEWAKAIQALGKPDTYGTATGLSCGGCLVFTWFPSVWADGEEVLSDDGTESLLASDTAKEVYSTWKDLWDSGAVLPASKDETGATWTAAFTEGKVGLMFYPATLLSSTPFDAGVAGIPGPNGGASTFVGGDGIGISKDSKKAAQAWNFLNWMMSEEAQVGVLAKNNDVVSRSDLASNEYSEKDPRLVTINEVAGNGDTPVAINFQQAFNAPNSPWLTLVRNAVLGDGETVDADNDEITAVLSQ from the coding sequence ATGACACGCATGAATCGCCGGATGACGCGGGCGGCGGCGCTGCTCGCAGCCGGCGCCCTCACGGTCGGCCTGGCCGCGTGCGCGAACGGCGGCGAGGCCGCCACGAGCCTTTCGGACGCCGGCGCCGAGGGCGTCGACGACGGCTCGACCCTGACCCTCTGGACGCGGGCCCCGCTCGAGAAGCAGGCGAAGCTGCTCGTCGAGGCCTACAACGAGAGCCACGACAACCAGGTCGAGCTCACCGTCGTGCCGAACGACGACTACGTCGCGAAGGTGGGCGCGGCCGCCGGCTCGGGCGGGCTGCCCGACCTCTTCGCCGCCGACATCGTGTACGTGCCGAACTGGGTCGAGCAGGGCCTCTTCCAAGACCTGACGGCCAACATCGACGGCCTCGACTTCAAGGACGACATCAACCAGGGCCACCTCGCCGCCGGCACCGCCGACGGCAAGGAGCACGTGCTGCCCTTCGTGCTCGACCTCTCGATGCTGTTCTGGAACAAGGAACTCGCCACCGAGGCCGGGCTCGACGCCGAAGCCGGGCCGGCCGACCTCGCCGAGTATGCCGAATGGGCCAAGGCGATCCAGGCGCTCGGCAAGCCCGACACCTACGGCACCGCCACCGGCCTCAGCTGTGGCGGATGCCTCGTCTTCACCTGGTTCCCGAGCGTGTGGGCCGACGGCGAGGAGGTGCTCTCCGACGACGGCACCGAGTCGCTGCTCGCGAGCGACACCGCGAAGGAGGTCTACTCCACCTGGAAGGACCTCTGGGACTCCGGCGCCGTGCTGCCCGCCTCGAAGGACGAGACCGGAGCCACCTGGACCGCCGCGTTCACCGAGGGCAAGGTCGGCCTCATGTTCTACCCCGCGACGCTGCTCTCGTCGACCCCGTTCGACGCCGGAGTGGCCGGCATCCCGGGGCCGAACGGCGGCGCTTCTACGTTCGTCGGCGGTGACGGCATCGGCATCTCGAAGGACTCGAAGAAGGCCGCACAGGCGTGGAACTTCCTCAACTGGATGATGTCGGAGGAGGCGCAGGTCGGCGTCCTCGCGAAGAACAACGACGTCGTGTCCCGCTCGGACCTCGCCTCGAACGAGTACTCCGAGAAGGACCCGCGCCTCGTCACGATCAACGAGGTCGCCGGCAACGGCGACACCCCGGTCGCGATCAACTTCCAGCAGGCGTTCAACGCGCCGAACAGCCCGTGGCTGACACTCGTGCGCAACGCGGTCCTCGGTGACGGCGAGACGGTCGACGCCGACAACGACGAGATCACGGCGGTGCTCTCGCAGTGA
- a CDS encoding MarR family winged helix-turn-helix transcriptional regulator: MTRRDDAAGILRELIVISRRGVADARTARIRLSLTDQSILGYIVDHPGARSTDIATAFRLNRSTVSRQLANLARLGVVRERADEASASSGAGGAPVRGRPLELTDTGWAAYHEAIAILQSVVDHQLGDWTDAEVARFARDLHRFNTHEEEGTTP, translated from the coding sequence GTGACACGTCGAGACGATGCCGCGGGCATCCTGCGCGAACTCATCGTGATCTCCCGCCGCGGAGTCGCCGACGCGCGAACCGCGCGGATCCGGTTGAGCCTCACCGACCAGTCGATCCTCGGCTACATCGTCGACCACCCGGGAGCCCGGTCCACCGACATCGCCACCGCGTTCCGGCTGAACCGCTCCACGGTCTCACGACAGCTCGCCAACCTCGCCCGGCTCGGGGTGGTGCGCGAACGCGCCGACGAGGCATCCGCGTCATCAGGAGCAGGCGGCGCACCCGTGCGCGGCCGCCCGCTCGAACTCACCGACACCGGCTGGGCCGCGTACCACGAGGCCATCGCCATCCTGCAGTCCGTCGTCGACCACCAGCTCGGCGACTGGACCGATGCGGAGGTCGCCCGCTTCGCCCGCGACCTCCACCGCTTCAACACCCACGAGGAAGAAGGAACCACCCCATGA
- a CDS encoding LacI family DNA-binding transcriptional regulator, whose amino-acid sequence MARTESQSGRTATLSDVARLAGVSLATASKAINGRDQVAPTTRRRVLEAAEQLAFTPNQLARSLIAGRTGTVGLLTSDLDGRFVIPILMGAEDAFGAGQINVFLCDARGDTIREQHHLKALLNRRVDGIIVVGRQTDARPSLGHDIPVPVVYAYAPSDDPADVSVTPDNVAGGRMAVEHLIACGRTRIAHISGDPAYAASQDRAVGVLAALADAGLELVGDVMTSNWSEHWGRDASAMLLARHPEVDGIVCGSDQIARGVLDTLRDLGKRVPEDVAVIGYDNWEVLATNSRPELTSIDANLQQLGRAAAMRIFEAIDGVEPDAGIERLPVRLVIRASTIQRR is encoded by the coding sequence ATGGCGCGAACCGAATCGCAGAGCGGCAGGACCGCGACGCTGAGCGACGTCGCGCGGCTCGCGGGCGTCTCGCTCGCCACCGCCTCGAAGGCGATCAACGGTCGCGACCAGGTCGCTCCGACCACCCGCCGCCGCGTCCTCGAGGCCGCGGAGCAGCTCGCGTTCACACCGAACCAGCTGGCCCGCAGTCTCATCGCCGGCCGCACCGGCACCGTGGGCCTGCTCACCAGCGACCTCGACGGCCGCTTCGTCATCCCGATCCTCATGGGCGCGGAAGACGCCTTCGGCGCCGGCCAGATCAACGTCTTCCTGTGCGACGCCCGCGGCGACACCATCCGCGAGCAGCACCACCTGAAGGCCCTGCTCAACCGCCGCGTCGACGGCATCATCGTCGTCGGCCGACAGACCGACGCCCGCCCCTCGCTCGGTCACGACATCCCGGTGCCCGTCGTCTACGCGTACGCCCCGTCCGACGACCCGGCCGACGTCTCCGTCACCCCCGACAACGTCGCAGGCGGCCGCATGGCGGTGGAGCACCTCATCGCGTGCGGGCGCACGCGCATCGCCCACATCAGCGGCGACCCCGCGTACGCCGCCTCGCAGGACCGAGCCGTCGGCGTCCTCGCCGCCCTCGCCGATGCCGGGCTCGAACTCGTCGGCGACGTCATGACGTCCAACTGGTCGGAGCACTGGGGCCGCGACGCATCCGCGATGCTGCTCGCCCGTCACCCCGAGGTCGACGGCATCGTGTGCGGCTCCGACCAGATCGCCCGCGGCGTGCTCGATACGCTCCGCGACCTCGGCAAGCGAGTGCCCGAAGACGTCGCCGTCATCGGCTACGACAACTGGGAGGTGCTCGCCACGAACTCCCGGCCCGAGCTGACGAGCATCGACGCGAACCTGCAGCAGCTCGGCCGCGCGGCCGCCATGCGCATCTTCGAGGCGATCGACGGCGTCGAGCCCGACGCGGGGATCGAGCGGCTGCCCGTCCGCCTCGTCATCCGGGCGTCGACGATCCAGCGGCGCTGA
- a CDS encoding MBL fold metallo-hydrolase → MVERPTLTHIGGPSLLIELAGWRILVDPTFDPPGRRYSFGWGTSSVKTAGPALAAADLGPIDVVLLTHDQHADNLDDAGRELLPAAGEVITTAAGAKRLRGVDGLGAVVGLKPWNTAEIDAHGGTNGAAAPDRPPLTVTATPARHGPRFSKPIVGDVIGFAISIGDRPETAIWITGDTVLHSGLRDTAARLDVDVAVLHLGGVRFPITGGLQYTMTASGAAELVELVRPRRAVPVHFDQWSHFHEQGAAAREVLDNASAYVRERVLWLTEGVPREV, encoded by the coding sequence ATGGTCGAACGTCCGACGCTCACCCACATCGGCGGACCGTCGCTGCTCATCGAGCTGGCGGGCTGGCGCATCCTGGTCGACCCGACGTTCGACCCGCCCGGCCGGCGGTACTCGTTCGGCTGGGGCACCTCCTCGGTGAAGACCGCGGGGCCGGCGCTCGCCGCGGCCGACCTCGGCCCGATCGACGTCGTCCTGCTCACGCACGACCAGCACGCCGACAACCTCGACGACGCCGGTCGCGAGCTGCTGCCGGCGGCCGGCGAGGTCATCACCACCGCGGCCGGAGCCAAACGCCTTCGCGGCGTCGACGGGCTCGGCGCCGTCGTCGGGCTGAAGCCGTGGAACACCGCGGAGATCGATGCGCACGGCGGCACCAACGGCGCCGCGGCGCCCGACCGGCCGCCGCTCACGGTGACCGCGACGCCGGCGCGGCACGGTCCGCGCTTCTCCAAGCCGATCGTGGGCGACGTGATCGGCTTCGCGATCTCGATCGGCGACCGCCCCGAGACGGCCATCTGGATCACCGGCGACACGGTGCTGCACTCAGGCCTCCGCGACACCGCCGCGCGTCTCGACGTCGACGTCGCCGTGCTGCACCTCGGCGGCGTGCGCTTCCCGATCACCGGCGGCCTGCAGTACACGATGACCGCCTCTGGTGCGGCAGAGCTCGTCGAGCTCGTGCGTCCGCGTCGTGCGGTGCCCGTGCACTTCGATCAGTGGTCGCACTTCCATGAGCAGGGCGCCGCGGCGCGCGAGGTGCTCGACAACGCCAGCGCGTACGTGCGCGAGCGCGTCCTGTGGCTGACGGAAGGCGTGCCTCGGGAAGTCTGA